One Oryza brachyantha chromosome 3, ObraRS2, whole genome shotgun sequence DNA segment encodes these proteins:
- the LOC102710390 gene encoding ricin B-like lectin R40G2, with the protein MANTIRIQCRASDELSLTLVNGEVILTRADPRDDRQVWYKNVTYSAGLKDEAGRPAFALVNKAIGYALKHSFGYNHPVRAVKFEPCYLDESVLWTESESHDVRVGFRRIHMINNADYIFDAEDPKCDGARDGTRLILFRWHGGDNQLWRMAPCTEQAPDHGPPVRVVCQRDKNLCLTVRDGAVELARVDREDPKQQWIVSFRNTGRVTDGEGHRSFALVNRSTGKAMKRSGDKEPVELVGHSPDSVDVALLWTRSDDLSGGFHCLRTVRDVDLVLDAAEGVPGSGKAQDGTPITVFPWNGGSNKKWAMFPLH; encoded by the exons ATGGCTAACACGATCAGGATCCAGTGCCGCGCGTCCGACGAGCTCAGCCTCACCCTCGTCAACGGCGAGGTCATCCTCACCAGAGCCGACCCACGCGACGACCGCCAG GTTTGGTACAAGAACGTGACGTACAGTGCGGGGCTCAAGGATGAGGCCGGCCGTCCGGCATTCGCGCTCGTCAACAAAGCCATCGGCTACGCGCTGAAGCACTCGTTCGGTTACAATCACCCC GTACGAGCCGTCAAGTTCGAGCCCTGTTACCTGGACGAGTCAGTCCTGTGGACTGAGAGTGAGAGCCACGACGTGCGCGTCGGCTTCCGGCGTATCCACATGATCAACAACGCCGACTACATCTTCGACGCCGAGGACCCCAAGTGCGACGGCGCGCGCGACGGCACGCGGCTCATCCTGTTCCggtggcacggcggcgacaaccAGCTCTGGCGGATGGCCCCGTGCACCGAGCAAGCGCCAGATCACGGGCCACCCGTCCGCGTCGTCTGCCAGAGGGACAAGAACTTGTGCCTCACTGTCCGAGACGGCGCGGTCGAGCTCGCCCGCGTGGACCGTGAGGACCCCAAACAG CAATGGATCGTGAGCTTCCGGAACACCGGGCGAGTGACGGACGGGGAAGGACACCGGTCGTTTGCCCTCGTGAACAGGTCCACCGGGAAGGCGATGAAGCGCTCCGGTGACAAAGAGCCG GTTGAACTCGTCGGCCACAGCCCGGACTCGGTGGACGTGGCGCTGCTCTGGACTCGTAGCGACGACCTCAGCGGGGGATTCCACTGCCTTCGCACCGTCCGCGACGTTGATCTCGTCCTTGACGCGGCGGAAGGCGTGCCCGGATCCGGCAAGGCGCAAGACGGGACGCCAATTACTGTGTTCCCTTGGAATGGCGGATCCAACAAGAAGTGGGCAATGTTTCCTCTGCACTGA
- the LOC102710681 gene encoding phospholipid-transporting ATPase 1-like isoform X2: protein MAEDHHHGSSRHMSASQKELGDEDARVVRVGDAERTDERMEFAGNAVRTAKYSPLTFLPRNLFEQFHRLAYVYFLVIAVLNQLPQLAVFGRGASVMPLAFVLIVTAVKDAYEDWRRHRSDRAENSRLAAVLSPGAGTQFAPTKWKHVRVGDVVRVYSDESLPADMVLLATSDPTGVAYVQTLNLDGESNLKTRYAKQETLTTPPEQLTGAVIRCERPNRNIYGFQANLELEGESRRIPLGPSNIVLRGCELKNTTWAIGVVVYAGRETKAMLNNAGSPTKRSRLETQMNRETLFLSAILVALCSLVAALSGVWLRTHKAELELAQFFHKKDYVSHDTNGNYNYYGIAAQIVFVFLMAVIVFQIMIPISLYISMELVRLGQAYFMIRDTNLYDASSNSRFQCRSLNINEDLGQVKCVFSDKTGTLTQNKMEFRCASIQGVDYSDVARQQPVGEGDRIWAPKMAVSIDSEIVELLRNGGETEQGRYAREFFLALATCNTIVPLVLDGLDPKKKVVDYQGESPDEQALVSAAAAYGFVLVERTSGHIVIDVLGEKQRFDVLGLHEFDSDRKRMSVIIGCPDKTVKLFVKGADNSMFGVIDKTMNPDINHSTEKHLHAYSSLGLRTLVIGMRELSQEEFQEWQMAYEKASTALLGRGGLLRGVAANIERNLRLLGASGIEDKLQDGVPEAIEKLREAGIKVWVLTGDKQETAISIGFSCKLLTREMTQIVINSNSRESCGKSLDDAISMVKKLRSLSTDSQARVPLALIIDGNSLVYIFDTEREEKLFEVAIACDVVLCCRVAPLQKAGIVDLIKKRTSDMTLAIGDGANDVSMIQMADVGIGISGQEGRQAVMASDFAMGQFRFLVPLLLVHGHWNYQRMGYMILYNFYRNATFVFVLFWYVLHTGFTLTTAITEWSSVLYSVIYTAVPTIVVAILDKDLSRRTLLKYPQLYGAGQREESYNLRLFIFFMIDSIWQSLAIFFIPYLAYRKSTIDSASLGDLWTLAVVILVNIHLAMDVIRWNWITHAAIWGSIVATLICVMVIDSIPILPGFWAIYKVMGTGLFWALLLAVIVVGMIPHFVAKAIREHFLPNDIQIAREMEKYQDSHDVTHPEVQMSTMARA, encoded by the exons ATGGCCGAGGACCACCACCACGGGTCGTCGCGGCACATGTCGGCGTCGCAGAAGGAgctcggcgacgaggacgcgcGGGTGGTGCGGGTGGGGGACGCCGAGCGCACCGACGAGAGGATGGAGTTCGCCGGGAACGCCGTGCGGACGGCCAAGTACTCGCCGCTCACGTTCCTGCCGCGCAACCTGTTCGAGCAGTTCCACCGCCTCGCGTACGTCTACTTCCTCGTCATCGCCGTGCTCAACCAGCTCCCCCAGCTCGCCGTGTTCGGGCGCGGCGCGTCGGTCATGCCGCTCGCGTTCGTCCTCATCGTCACGGCCGTCAAGGACGCGTACGAGGACTGGCGGCGGCACCGCTCTGACCGCGCCGAGAAcagccgcctcgccgccgtgctctcccCTGGCGCGGGCACCCAGTTCGCCCCGACCAAGTGGAAGCACGTCCGCGTCGGCGACGTGGTGCGCGTCTACTCCGACGAGTCCCTCCCGGCGGACATGGTCCTCCTCGCTACCAGCGACCCCACCGGCGTCGCCTACGTGCAGACGCTCAACCTTGACGGCGAGTCAAACCTCAAGACGCGCTACGCGAAACAAGAGACTTTGACCACGCCGCCCGAGCAGCTCACCGGCGCCGTCATCCGCTGTGAGCGCCCGAATCGCAACATCTACGGATTCCAGGCCAACCTCGAGCTCGAAGGGGAGAGCCGCCGGATACCGCTTGGTCCGTCCAACATCGTGCTGCGCGGCTGCGAGCTCAAGAACACGACCTGGGCCATCGGCGTGGTGGTGTACGCGGGGCGCGAGACCAAGGCGATGCTGAACAACGCCGGCTCCCCGACCAAGCGCAGCCGCCTCGAGACGCAGATGAATCGCGAGACGCTCTTCCTCTCCGCCATCCTCGtcgcgctctgctcgctcgtGGCCGCGCTCTCGGGCGTGTGGTTGCGCACCCACAAGGCCGAGCTCGAGCTGGCGCAGTTCTTCCACAAGAAGGACTATGTGAGTCACGACACGAACGGGAACTACAACTACTACGGCATCGCGGCCCAGATCGTGTTCGTCTTCCTCATGGCGGTCATCGTGTTCCAGATCATGATACCCATCTCGCTCTACATCTCCATGGAGCTTGTCAGGCTCGGTCAGGCCTATTTCATGATCCGGGACACGAACCTGTACGACGCGTCCTCCAACTCGAGGTTCCAGTGTAGGTCTCTCAACATCAACGAGGACCTAGGCCAGGTCAAGTGCGTCTTCTCCGACAAGACCGGCACGCTCACCCAGAATAAGATGGAGTTCCGGTGTGCCAGCATCCAGGGCGTCGATTACAGCGACGTCGCGCGGCAGCAGCCTGTTGGTG AGGGCGACCGGATTTGGGCGCCCAAGATGGCGGTGAGCATCGACAGCGAGATCGTGGAGCTGCTGAGGAATGGGGGCGAGACAGAGCAAGGAAGGTACGCACGGGAGTTCTTCCTTGCGCTGGCAACGTGCAACACCATTGTTCCTCTGGTTCTTGATGGCCTGGACCCGAAGAAGAAGGTCGTGGACTACCAGGGCGAGTCGCCGGACGAGCAGGCGCTGGTTTCCGCTGCCGCAGCGTACGGTTTTGTGCTAGTTGAACGAACCTCCGGCCACATTGTCATTGATGTCCTTGGTGAGAAGCAGAG ATTTGATGTTCTTGGACTTCATGAGTTCGACAGTGACCGAAAGAGGATGTCTGTTATAATTGGTTGTCCTGATAAGACTGTCAAGCTGTTTGTAAAGGGTGCAGATAATTCGATGTTTGGAGTCATTGACAAAACAATGAATCCAGATATTAATCATTCAACCGAGAAGCATCTCCATGCATATTCCTCATTGGGGCTGCGAACGCTTGTTATCGGTATGAGGGAACTTAGCCAAGAAGAGTTTCAGGAGTGGCAAATGGCCTATGAGAAGGCTAGTACTGCACTACTAGGAAGAGGAGGCTTACTCCGTGGTGTGGCTGCCAACATCGAACGAAACCTGCGGTTATTGGGAGCCTCTGGTATTGAGGATAAGCTGCAAGATGGTGTACCCGAGGCAATTGAAAAACTGAGGGAAGCTGGGATTAAGGTTTGGGTCCTAACTGGTGACAAGCAGGAAACTGCAATCTCCATTGGGTTTTCCTGTAAACTTTTGACAAGGGAGATGACGCAGATTGTAATCAACAGTAACTCGAGAGAATCATGCGGAAAGAGTCTAGACGATGCAATTTCAATGGTTAAGAAACTCCGGTCATTATCAACGGACTCACAAGCTAGAGTTCCCCTTGCTTTGATCATTGATGGTAACAGCCTTGTCTACATTTTTGACACAGAACGCGAAGAGAAG CTTTTTGAAGTGGCAATAGCTTGCGATGTTGTTCTATGTTGTCGGGTTGCTCCCCTACAGAAGGCTGGAATTGTCGATCTAATAAAGAAGCGGACAAGTGACATGACTTTGGCTATTGGAGATG GTGCAAATGATGTATCCATGATTCAAATGGCTGATGTTGGCATTGGCATCAGTGGGCAAGAAGGCAGGCAAGCTGTTATGGCATCAGATTTTGCCATGGGACAATTCAGATTTTTAGTTCCCTTGTTGTTGGTTCATGGTCATTGGAACTACCAGAGGATGGGCTACATGATCTTATACAACTTCTACAGAAATGCTACTTTTGTATTCGTGCTTTTTTG GTATGTGCTTCACACTGGTTTCACCTTGACAACAGCAATAACTGAGTGGAGCAGTGTGTTATATTCTGTGATCTATACTGCTGTCCCAACTATTGTTGTTGCGATTCTTGACAAGGATTTGAGTCGGAGGACATTGTTGAAATACCCCCAACTCTATGGTGCGGGACAGCGTGAGGAGAGTTACAACCTAAGGCtgttcatatttttcatgatcGACTCCATCTGGCAGAGCCTCGCAATTTTCTTTATCCCTTACCTTGCATACAGAAAGAGTACAATTGACAGTGCCAGCCTGGGAGACCTCTGGACACTGGCTGTTGTCATTCTTGTGAACATTCACCTTGCAATGGATGTTATCAGATGGAACTGGATCACGCATGCAGCAATATGGGGCAGTATAGTCGCAACGCTGATTTGTGTCATGGTCATAGACTCCATACCAATATTGCCTGGTTTCTG GGCAATATACAAGGTGATGGGAACTGGATTGTTTTGGGCATTGCTGCTCGCGGTAATTGTGGTTGGAATGATTCCTCATTTTGTCGCCAAGGCCATAAGGGAGCATTTCCTTCCCAACGATATTCAGATTGCGAGAGAAATGGAGAAATATCAAGATTCTCATGATGTTACTCATCCAGAAGTTCAGATGAGTACAATGGCTCGAGCTTAG